Proteins from a genomic interval of Vibrio casei:
- a CDS encoding lysine N(6)-hydroxylase/L-ornithine N(5)-oxygenase family protein produces the protein MTTPQKLDRILDCIGIGLGPFNLSIAALSDEEKTHLKTLFLERKSHFSWHPGLLLSDAKMQTSFLKDLVTAVDPTSPYSFLNYLVTQRKFYPFCASGQSVISRLEFSDYLGWTAHQLPNTQFGCDVKSVAFEQDHFRITTDKEVFNSQHLVIGTGMQPHVPECIQPFVSETCFHASELALRSPDLTGKRVAIIGGGQTGADIFQHTFDKQFGKPTHIEWISRRANIEQLDEGCFTDQYFMPDYVNQFYQLDSSNKQQEVSHQKLASDGVTSDCLQGIYQRLYHDKYVLRNPRWWKIKTHQSLISSRRVNGQYQLDIQHGLTKQVETINADIVILCTGFNHDLPQCLDELRPYIMTDEQDRILLSSDYCLQWKGMKNNSIYIVNSGTDNHGIAEPQLSLAAWRAAKIINHLAQDSVYELAEDDNIIDWGDLTFKPEKHLAAVSSL, from the coding sequence GCTGTTCTTAGAAAGAAAAAGTCATTTTAGTTGGCATCCAGGGTTGCTATTGAGTGATGCAAAAATGCAAACCTCGTTTTTAAAAGATCTTGTTACCGCTGTTGATCCAACTAGCCCTTATAGCTTTTTAAACTACTTAGTCACTCAACGAAAATTTTACCCATTCTGCGCCTCTGGTCAGTCGGTGATTTCTCGTCTTGAGTTCTCGGATTATCTCGGCTGGACCGCGCATCAATTACCCAATACCCAATTTGGCTGTGACGTAAAATCAGTAGCGTTTGAACAAGACCATTTCCGTATCACAACCGATAAAGAAGTGTTTAATAGCCAACATTTAGTTATTGGTACGGGTATGCAACCACATGTACCAGAGTGCATTCAGCCTTTCGTTTCTGAAACGTGTTTTCACGCCAGTGAATTAGCATTACGTTCACCAGATTTAACCGGAAAACGAGTGGCCATTATTGGTGGCGGTCAAACTGGTGCTGATATTTTCCAGCATACGTTTGATAAACAATTTGGTAAACCGACTCATATTGAATGGATAAGCCGAAGAGCCAATATCGAACAACTGGATGAAGGTTGCTTTACCGATCAATACTTTATGCCCGATTATGTGAATCAATTTTATCAATTAGATTCATCCAACAAACAGCAGGAAGTCTCTCATCAAAAACTAGCAAGTGACGGCGTCACGTCTGATTGTCTGCAAGGGATCTATCAAAGGCTCTATCATGATAAATACGTATTACGAAACCCACGTTGGTGGAAAATTAAAACGCACCAAAGTTTAATTTCCAGCAGAAGAGTTAATGGACAATATCAATTAGATATTCAACACGGTTTAACCAAACAAGTTGAAACAATTAACGCCGATATCGTGATTTTATGTACCGGTTTTAACCATGATTTACCTCAATGTCTCGATGAGTTAAGGCCATACATCATGACAGATGAACAAGATCGCATCTTGCTTTCTTCCGATTATTGCTTGCAATGGAAAGGAATGAAAAACAACAGTATTTACATTGTAAATTCAGGCACCGATAATCATGGTATTGCCGAGCCGCAGCTTAGCTTAGCCGCATGGCGCGCTGCCAAGATTATCAACCACTTAGCTCAGGACTCTGTGTATGAGCTTGCTGAAGATGACAATATCATCGATTGGGGAGACTTAACGTTTAAACCGGAAAAACATCTAGCAGCAGTCAGTTCATTATAA